TAGCCAGTCACGAAGGCGATACGTGATTTTTTTACGACCAACTTGGTTCGTTTCGAGTTCAGCAATCATCGTCTCGATTGCTTCTTGTTTTCCAAGCCCATCGAGCATGTGTGAATTGACGTGTTCGCCCTCTCCTGTGTAAGCTGCTTCATCAACGTTTCCACCTGCGACAACTTCAACGATTGGTAAGTCGAACTGTTTCGCGAATTCATGGTCACGCTCATCATGTCCTGGAACAGCCATGATCGCCCCTGTTCCGTAAGAAGCAAGGACGTAATCAGCAATCCAGATTGGAAGACGATCGCCTGAAATCGGATTGACAGCGAAAGCACCTGTGAAGACGCCTGTTTTTTCCTTCGCTAAATCCGTCCGCTCAAGATCAGATTTCGTTTGAACTTGCGCGATGTACGCATCGACTGCTTCTTGATGATCAGCTGTTGTGATGTCAGCTACGAATGGGTGCTCTGGCGCAAGCACGAGGTACGTCGCACCGAAGATCGTATCCGGACGTGTCGTAAAGACCGTGACTTGTTTTTTATGTCCGTCAATCGTGAAATCAATTTCAGCACCTTCTGATTTCCCGATCCAGTTCCGTTGCATCTCTTTGACAGAATCCGGCCAATCGAGGTCATCGAGATCATCAAGAAGACGATCTGCATATTCCGTGATTTTTAAGACCCATTGACGCATCGGAACGCGAACGACCGGATGATTTCCGCGTTCGGATAATCCGTCGATGACTTCTTCATTCGCAAGAACGGTTCCAAGTGCTGGGCACCAGTTGACTGCGACTTCGTCGACGAACGCAAGTCCTTTTTCGTATAACTTCGTAAAGATCCACTGTGTCCATTTGTAGTACTTCGGATCCGTCGTGTTGATTTCACGATCCCAGTCATACGAGAATCCAAGTTCTTTTAACTGACGCTTGAACGTCTCAATGTTTTTCGCTGTGAATTCACGTGGATCGTTTCCTGTGTCGAGAGCATATTGCTCTGCCGGTAATCCAAACGCATCCCATCCCATCGGGTGAAGGACGTTGTATCCTTGCATCCGTTTCATTCGTGCGAGAATATCCGTTGCTGTGTAGCCTTCCGGGTGACCGACGTGGAGTCCAGCACCTGACGGATACGGGAACATATCAAGGGCGTAAAACCCTTCTTTTTCTGGATCTTCTGTCGTGACGAAGGCGTTGTCTTGATCCCAACGCGCCTGCCATTTTGGTTCGATTTCACGATGATTGTACGGCATGTCTTTTCCTCCTCTAATCTAAAAAAACCGGTCTTCCGCCCCTAAGAAAAGGGACGAAAGACCGGTTTGGCTTCCGCGGTACCACCCACGTTGTCTGTCTATGACAGACCGCTTGATTCACGGATAACGGTGTGAAAAACCGGATTCGCTACTACGACTTCACGAATCGTGCTCCCTGACGAGTTCACGGTTGTTACCGACTGGTTCGCACCTTCCACCAGCTCTCTTGACGGCACCTTTCCCCTACTACTTCAGTTCCATGCATTTGACTATCTTTTCCTAGTGTAATCTGTTTCTTCCTCAAGCGTCAACGCTTCCGTAAAATTTCCTCGATTTCTGCGTGCGATCGCGCTACATGATCTGCTTGTTCTAAGCGTTGCATCGGCATCCGGTCATCAAGAAGTGCAATGACCTCCATTCCCGCTGCCTTCGCACCGATCATCCCGTTCGCAGCGTCTTCAATGACGAGACAATTCTCAGGCGCATGTCCGATGCGTGATGCTGCTAGCCGAAAAATCGCAGGATCTGGTTTGGAACGGACGACCTCTTCCCCGCTGACATAGTGCCTGATCGGAAGCTCATAATGACGGATGACACGTTCGATCTTTTGAAGCGAACTCGAGGAGGCGATGCCGATGTCATAACCAAGAGCTACAGCTTGTTCGATGACTTGTTTGACGCCTTCTTTTAATCCACACTCTTCCGGTTTTGCGTGGATTTGAAATAACCGATGTTCTTCTTCAAGTAACGCACTGGCTGTTTCTTGTAGCTGATGTTCAGTGACGAGTTCTTCCCACATCTCATCACCTGTTTTTCCCATGAACGTCGCATATTGAACCGGGTCGAGTGGAATCGATAATGTGTTAAACATCTGCTGATGGACCTCGAAGTAGCGAATTTCACTATCTAAGATGACACCGTCCATATCAAAAATCAGACCGCGTTTTTTCATGACACATCCTCCTTTAGTCGCTTTTCTGATATCAGCATATCAAAAAAACGACTACACGATGTAGCCGTTTCGCTGTCTTCATTTAGATATTGTTTAACTTGTCGCCATCTGGACACTGGTTTGTCGGTAAGCTGGAAAATAATCAGAATCAGCATCTGATCCGTATCGTGCACATAACTGATCGTATATGGCTGGTTGAAGGATGGATTTTCCTTGGTGATACTCAAATAGGCGATATCCGGTATAACGGCATTTACTCTCAAAGAGACTATCCCGTTCTTGGTATCCACCTCCAAGATGTTGCTCGACAAGACCACGCGCTTTCGCTTGAAGAATCGCTTCATACTCAAGCCGCTGATTCGGAAACACTTTCGCTTCGTCTCGCTTACAACCGATCAAATGACCATGGGCGTATTCGTTTCCAAGCAATACGAAATATCCACCAATCGGTTCGCCATCGATTTCAGCAATCAATAGTAGTGGCTCACAAAGTGGATTCACTTCAAATAATTGCTCAAAATAACTTGCCGTAAAATAGTAATGAGCTGAAGCGTTCTTCCGGTCCATCGTTTCATGATATAACGCTAAAAAAATAGGCAAATCTTCTTTTGTTCCTGTTCTAACAGTTAACGGTGAAGCGAGCGACTTCCGAATCATACTTCTCGTTTTCTTATGAAACGTCTGCATGATTTCTTCTAGTGTGGGGCGTAAATCAATGCTCGTCGTATGACGAATGAAAGAAACTTTTGTCCAGTCCTGCATGAATCGTTCATTGCCCGTCAACGGATTAAAGCGAATCATTTCCGAAACGATGGACTCTTTTTCCGCCCATCTTTCAAACAATCGACGTGCATGCTGAATCTCTGTTGCAGTTAAGCAACCGACGATTTCAGGTCCACCGTAACCATAAGGCGTAATGAGATCCGAATAGGATGTATCAAAAATGCGACGTTTTAAAAAAGGATAAAACAGCGTTCCTGCATGACCTTCATAAAGGAATAACACGGCTTGTTCAGACGGTCTAGCGTTGAGCGTGACGTATTGGTGACTGTAGAAGATATCAAGCGGCTGTTGCTGTACCTGTGTCGACCAAGTTGCGGCATCTGTGATGAATTGACACCTTTCCATTCGTGCACCTCCAGTCAAAAAGAAGCAACGTTCACATGACCTTTCTTTTTCAAATCCTTGATTAAAAACTACCCGTTTCTCTACCGAAATATTCCATATTAATAAATGTTTGTTTTATAATTTTTGACTTTATTGTGTAACAAAATAGACAGCGGACATTGATCCGCTGTCTTTTAAATGACGCTTACGATGTAATTTTGGGAATGGCACGAAGGAAGACCACACCCGCTAACAAAATCAATCCAATCAATGTCAGGAAGACCGCTGACATACCGGATAAATCGTAGATTAATCCTCCAACGGTCGGACTAATCATCCGTCCCGCTGAAGCAGCGATATTGACGTACCCTTGGAACTCGCCTTCTTTTCCGATTGGCGCAAGTCGCGCAGCCATGGCTGGGACAGCTGGCCAGATGAACATCTCACCAATCGTCAGGATGATCATCGCTACGAGGAACATCTTAAATCCTCCGGCGAACGGAACAATCAGATAAGACAAGAGGAAAATCCCTGTACCTGTCATCAGTTGTCGTTTCAAGTCGTCACCAAACCAACGCAAGATTGGAGTGAGCAGTGGTTGCGCAAAGACGATGAGTGCTCCATTGATCGTCCAAAGAATCGAGTACTCGGAAATCGTGACACCGAGTGATTTCGTATGGACGGCAAACGTGCCTTGCCACTGTACATACACGAACCAAAGTAAGGCATAACCAATCGAGACGAGCAACATCGTTCGCGCTGCACCGCGTGCGAGTGGTGTCCGTGTCGTTTCAGTCTCGTCATGTGTTGTATGCATCCGTGCTGGTGCCTGAATCCAAGACAAGCCGATGAACAAAATGATAGCAAACGCGATATACAGTACGAGGTTGGCAATGAAGATGTACTGAATCGAGAAGGCAGCAATTTGACCACTGACAGCCGTCCCGAGGGCTACACCGACGTTTTGGGCGACATAGATCGCGTTAAAGGCACGGCGTCCACCTTCTGGCCAGATGACACCCGTCATCGCATAAATCGTCGGGAAGACCATCCCGCCGACGAATCCGATTAGACCAAGCATCGCGACGTATCCGACATACGTCTGATGAAACAACAATAAGCCGACGGAAGACAAGACAAGTCCGATGACACTGATGACGAGCGTTTTTTTACCACCGAGGCGGTCAAACGCCTTCCCCCCTAAGTAGTTTCCGACGATTGCGAGTGCCGAGTTGACGAACAACGCCATCCCTGCTTTCGTCATCGACTCCCCTAAATATTCATGAATATATAATGTATTAAACGGCCATAAAAAAGAGGATCCCGTCGTATTAATTGCCATCGCAAGGACGAGGATCCAGACCGCTTTTGGTAATTTTGGCATACCCGTGGTCCTCCTATTTCATTCTCAACCTTGCCACTTTACGCAATCCGTCCCCTCCCTGTCAAGCCACTTCACTTTTCGTCAATGATTCAAAAGATGGTATAATGCAAGAGGAATCATACACACGATGATCATATACGAAAGAGAAAAACAGACCATAGGAACAGGAGTCTATGCCATGCCACTTGCCCGTGTACTACCTTATACAAAACAATTGCTCGAGTCCGTCATCGAACGTGGAGACTGTGTCGTCGACATGACTGCTGGAAATGGACACGACACACAGTTCTTAGCAGAATGCGTCGGTCCAGAAGGTCGAGTCCTTGCGTTCGATGTTCAAGCACAAGCCATCGAGGAATCGACACGTCGTTTAGACGAAGCCAAAATGTTAGAGCGTGTCGATCTTTATCACGAAAGTCACATCCATGTCGGTGCCCGTCTATCAGACGAACGACGCCCTGTCCGTGCCGGTGTCTTCAATCTTGGATATCTTCCCGGAAGCGATAAGTCGATCACAACGACAGGTGAAGAGACGCTTGAGGCGCTTGACGCCCTTCTCCCGGTCCTTGCTCCTGGTGGTCTCGTCGTCCTCGTCGTCTACCATGGTCACCTCGAAGGAAAACGAGAACGCGACGCTGTACTTGATTACGTGACGGCCCTTGACCAACAAGATTACGCTGTCCTTCAGTACCGCTTCTTGAATCAACAGAATCACCCACCGTTCATCATCGCGATTGAGAAAAAAGTCCGCTGACGATAGAAACGAAAAAAAGTGATGGTTTCCGCTAAGGAAACCATCACTTTTTCACTCTTCGACTAATTTAAAGAACAGCATCAATTTCTCCGCAAATCGAGTATTCAATCGTTCGAAGCTGAAATGCGGAAAACCATGTAGGCGTTGTAAGTAAATCTGATCGCCACCCATTTTCCGGCATACTTCGAGCGTCAACTTGACGTCTGCGAACTGATCGTCCGGTGCATAAAAACAGGCTAAGTTGACACGAGGTAATTTTTTTCGCTCCTCGTCATGCACGACGATTTCCTCTTCGATTTCTCGATATTGTGCATACGTCAACTCACCGATTCGAACGGTATCCTCCGTACTTTGGCCAAACGGCAATGTACCGAGTGGCGCATCAGGACGGAAACGATCAAACGCACTCGCGAAAACTTGTTTGACACCCCCGAGTTGTTTTGACGGATGCCAATCAAACAACGGTGAAATGAACGCAAGGCTTGCGACTGGTAATTCATATTCTTGCAATAGACGATTGACGACGAGTGCGCCCATGCTACAAGCAACGATATGAATCGGTAGCTTTCGTTTCCCGGCTTCGCGTAATGCTTCTTTCAATAATTGACCATGCTCTTCAAACGAGATGCGACGTGGGGCGTCGACGAGTAACACTTCATACTCTCGTTCGAGTACCCGAATCAAGGCTTCGCTCGGACGGGCACGTAATTGCAATGGATAGACTAATACGATGATTCCTGTTGGTTGTTCAACCACAAACTCACCTCTTCACTTCATACTTCCTTTTCACGATACTTTACTTCAGACGCATACGAAACCGTCCCAAGACGGATTTCACGACGCGATATGGCGAAGTCGAATGACAGACTCTGCTTGACCAAAGACTTCTTCTGTCATCTCACTCAGTTCCTCAAAACCGAATGAGGTCAAGAACTGACGCGCTTTATAGTTACGTGCCTCCACGTAGACTTCGAGTGGGACGGCTCCTTGTCGTTCGAGTTCACGAATCAAACGTCGCCCTATCCCGTTTTGCTGATATTTTGGCAAAACGTAGAGACGAATGATCTCCCATGTTCCCTCGACATCAACAGCATGAATGAATCCGACGACTTCCTCATCGATGATTCCGACATAAAAATACTCTCCCCGTGCTTCTTCCGCCGTCCGGATCGCACGAACGACCTCTTCCTGCGGATACGCTTCCTGCACGAAATGAGCTTTCGAGCGTTCGGAATAGATTTCTTCATACGTATCCAACCAGGATGTGATGGCGATATCATGAATACGTCCTGCATCAGCTGGAATAGCTTCGCGTATTTCCATAATCGGAACCCCCCTTTTTATTCATACGAATTGACTCATGTACTTTTACCCTCTTCTAGAAAAAACATTCGTCTCCTGCAAAGTTCCGTGGAAACAAAAAAGTCCGGAAACCCTCTGAGGATTTCCGGACGTGTTGCTTATGCGAAGCGTTTTGCTTGTTCTTCAAGAACTGCTGCTTTATCTGTTTGCTCCCATGGAAGCTCAACATCTGTACGACCGAAGTGACCGTATGCAGCTGTTTGACGATAGATCGGACGACGGAGATCAAGCATGTTGATGATTCCAGCCGGACGAAGATCGAAGTTTTCAGCAACCAATTCGACGAGTTGTGCTTCAGGAAGTTTTCCTGTGCCAAATGTATCAACCGCGATTGATACTGGGTGTGCGACACCGATTGCGTACGCGAGTTGAACTTCTGCTTTGTCTGCAAGACCTGCAGCAACGAGGTTCTTCGCGACGTAACGTGCTGCGTATGCAGCTGAACGGTCGACTTTTGTTGGATCTTTACCAGAGAATGCTCCACCGCCGTGGCGTGCGTATCCACCATACGTATCAACGATGATCTTACGACCCGTTAATCCAGCATCTCCTTGTGGTCCGCCGATGACGAAACGACCAGTTGGGTTAATGAAGAATTTCGTTGCTGCGTCGATGTATTCAGCCGGGATGACTGGTGTGATGACGTGTTCTTTCAAGTCAGCTTGGATTTGCTCAAGCGTAACTTCTTCCGCATGTTGTGTCGAGATGACGATCGTATCGACACGAACCGGCTCGTTGTTTTCGTTGTATTCGACCGTGACTTGTGTTTTTCCGTCCGGACGAAGGTAGTCGAGTTGACCGTTTTTACGCACTTCTGCCAAACGGCGTGCGAGACGGTGCGAAAGTGAGATTGGAAGTGGCATGAGTTCTGGTGTTTCTTTCGTTGCATAACCGAACATGAGACCTTGGTCTCCTGCACCGATTGCATCGATTTCTGCATCAGACATGCTACCTTCACGTGCTTCAAGCGCTTGGTCAACACCAAGAGCGATATCTGCTGATTGCTCATCGATTGATGTCAATACAGCACACGTATCTGCGTCAAAACCGTATTTCGCGCGTGTGTAGCCGATTTCACGAATCGTTTCACGAACGACTTTTGGAATGTCGACGTAAGTTGATGTCGTGATCTCACCTGCAACGAGAACGAGACCTGTTGTAACAGAAGTTTCTGCTGCAACACGTGCGTTTGGATCCGCTGCGAGGATTGCATCAAGAATTGAATCCGAAATTTGGTCACAGATTTTATCTGGATGACCTTCAGTGACTGACTCCGACGTGAATAGTCGGCGATTAAGGTTTGTCATGTATGACCCTCCCAAAAAAGAATTTGACGGTGTACTCATTTCCCCTAGTTGAGTGGGACGGTAAAATGAAAAAAACCTTTCCAAGTCCAAAAAATGGTCAGGGAAAGGTTGTGCGTTCTTCCTTTACCCTCTTATCGTTCGAAGTGTTTACTTCGCTTCAGGAGAGCACCTTTTCCCTCATTAATATGTGAATTAATGTAGGACGGTTGCCGGGTTTCTTCGGGCCTTGTTCCCTCCACCTGCTCAGAATAAGAGTATCCGTTACGAATTACATGATATAAAGTTGTACCTACTCTGTCAAGCAAGGTTTCAAATTCTAGTCGAAACTTTTTGAAAGAGATGTTAAACTGTTAGTGCTGAAAGCGTTTCCAGATAAATAGAAATCAGCACGAGAAAATGATTGCTCTCTCTTTAGTATGTCATATATAATGAATGTGTCATACTAAATACAGTGAGCCAAAACCAACGTAGGGGAAAGGTGGGGTCAGGATGCCGATGACGGTCCTGAATATCGAAGAACTACTCAAGAAAGAGCATGTGTTCAAACAACTATCTGTTGCTGAACTTGTCGAACATGCGATTCGAAACGAAGAAGGTGTCCTTGCAGAGAACGGCGCATTATCTGTAGAAACGGGGAAATTTACAGGTCGTTCACCAAAAGATAAGTTCATCGTCCGTGATTCTTCCTGCGAATCTCACATTGATTGGGGTCATGTTAACCAACCGATGGATGGAGACAAATTTGAACAATTGTTACAAAAGGTTCTTCGTTACATGAACGAAGCCGATCAGCTCTACTACACAGAAGCTGCTGCTGGCGCAGATACGCACTTCACCCTTCCGGTTCGTGTGCTCACACAATACGCTTGGCATAACCTCTTTGCCAAACAACTCTTTTTACGCGAATATCCTGAAGTCGCTGCTTTCGAACCGTTCACGGTCGTCTACGCGCCACATTTCAAGGCAGATCCTGCCGTTGACGGAACGAACTCTGAGACGTTCATCGCGATGTCGTTCGAGCACCGGATCGTCTTGATCGGTGGAACGGAATATGCCGGTGAGATCAAAAAATCAATCTTCTCCGTCATGAACTACCTCTTGCCACAAGAAAACGTTCTTTCGATGCACTGTTCGGCAAACGTTGGACACGAAGGAGACGTCGCTTTGTTCTTCGGTCTATCCGGTACTGGTAAGACCACCCTTTCCGCTGATGATAGCCGTCAATTGATTGGTGACGATGAACATGGTTGGTCGCACGACGGTGTCTTCAACATTGAAGGTGGATGTTATGCGAAGACGGTTAACCTGTCGCGTGAAAAAGAACCACAAATCTTTGACGCGATCCGTTTCGGAACCGTCCTTGAAAACGTTGTTCTCGATGAAGCCCGTCATCCTGATTACGATGACATATCGTTGACGGAAAATACACGTGCCGCTTATCCGATCACAGCGATCGATAACATCGCTGTTCCATCACGCGCTGGTCATCCGAAGACGATCGTCTTCTTGACAGCTGATGCGTACGGTGTCTTGCCTCCAATCAGCAAACTGACGAAAGAACAAGCGATGTATCACTTCCTCTCGGGTTATACATCAAAACTCGCTGGGACAGAACGTGGCGTCACGGAACCAGAAGCAACATTCTCAACGTGCTTCGGTTCACCGTTCCTTCCACTCATGCCTGAAAAATATGCGACGATGCTCGGAGAATTGATTGATCGTCATGGTGTTACCGTCTATCTCGTCAACACAGGCTGGACAGGTGGCGCTTACGGTACAGGTAGCCGGATGAAGCTATCGTACACACGGACGATGGTCAATGCTGCCGTCAATGGCACTCTTGCAACGATTCCGACTGAAGAACACCCAATCTTCGGACTTCATATGCCTCTTGAAGTGCCAGGTGTTCCAAGTGAGTTACTCAACCCTGTACGCGTCTGGTCAAATCCGGACGAATACGACACACAAGCGCGTTCGCTTGCTGAGAAATTCCAACACAACTTCCTTCGTTTCGAAAGTGCGACGGATGCGATCAAGTCAGCAGGTCCACGTCTATAAAAAAAGAGCCTTCGGGCTCTTTTTTATGTTTAGAAATCAGTACATCTCTTAAGAAAATCAATTCATGGTCAACAAAAAAAGGAATGACGCGTCACACGCAACTCCTACAGGAAAAAGCGCATTTATGCGCTATCAGAGACAAACAAGACCCGCTTTCCTGCTGGAATGAAGCAGGAAAACTGGCTTGTGTCTCGCCTGAGGAAAGAGCATGAAAAGACGAGTTATTCTTTTTTGAGTCAGCCTCTTCATTTTCAGTCTAAAACAGAATCTGTTTTTTCTTGAAGATGTGTTTCTTTTTGCTTGAGCCATTCCTGACTTTCTGCTAGTAGCGCATAGGCTCGCGGAAGCGAGACATCTAAACGTTGACTGAGCAGTTCGAACTGATCAAAATCACCGCGATCTGCACTGATCGCAAGCACTAAACAATCTCGGAACGGATGATCTTTTCCTTGTAGGACAACCTTCAAGGAATCTTCGATTGGTAATTGACCGATGATGTCGTCGATGTCTACGGACAATAACGCATCAATATGTGACAGCAATCCGATCATATAGGCACTCTCCGGCTTAAGCGTACGCGTCTCTTTTGCAAATAACTCACAAAGTTTTGCACAATGTAAGGAAGAGCGGAGTAACTCATTCGACCATTCGTAAGGACTAGCAAGCTTCATCTCGCGTAAGACAATCAACGAAATCCAGCTTTTGAGTTGCGAGAAGCCGAGTAGTGAGATAGCTTGACGAACAGAGCTGACTGTATTTCGTAATCCCATTCCTGGAGAATTGATTAATTGTAGTACTTGAATACTGATATAAGGATTTGCTTCGATCTCATCAATGACTTCATCGTATTTTTCATCCGTATCGAGCCATTTTAGCATCTTCAGCAAGACCGGCACTTGAGGAGGGACAGCTTTTCCCTTCATCAACATTGGCTTAGCGTAAAAATAGCCTTGAAACCAATCATATCCCATATCAAGACAGCGTGTATGATCCTCATGTGTCTCGACTCGTTCGGCTAGCATCTTAATATGGGGATAATTACGCCGGACAATATGCAAAATCGCACTTTGCTCGCGAGTGGGAATCGCTTCGATGTCGATTTTAATTAAATCAATTAGTGCGAATAATTCTGTTCCATGTTGACGAAGTAAATCGGTCACAAAATCATCGAGTGCTAGTGTAAAACCTGCTTCTTTCCAACTGTGCAGCACAGATAACATCTCTGTATCGATATCGACAGTTTCTAAAATTTCGATAACGAACCGACTTGGATCTAAATAGTGAATCAGATCACTTTTCAATAGATCCGCTGTAAAGTTGACGAAAAGTTTTTTCCCTTCAGCGACATGTTCCACACCCATATGAACGAGTGTATTCGTTAACACATCCATCGTCGCTAGATCACCATCAAATACATTCATTTGTTTGACGGAACGATACAGCAACTCAAATGCATCAACTGCTCCGATTCGGTCAACGATGGGTTGACGTGCCAATAAGATATCCATCGTCCTCCATCCCCCTCTACATTACTCATATGGTACTAATTATATCAAAAGTTATTTTTCAGGAAG
This window of the Exiguobacterium acetylicum genome carries:
- a CDS encoding EAL and HDOD domain-containing protein: MDILLARQPIVDRIGAVDAFELLYRSVKQMNVFDGDLATMDVLTNTLVHMGVEHVAEGKKLFVNFTADLLKSDLIHYLDPSRFVIEILETVDIDTEMLSVLHSWKEAGFTLALDDFVTDLLRQHGTELFALIDLIKIDIEAIPTREQSAILHIVRRNYPHIKMLAERVETHEDHTRCLDMGYDWFQGYFYAKPMLMKGKAVPPQVPVLLKMLKWLDTDEKYDEVIDEIEANPYISIQVLQLINSPGMGLRNTVSSVRQAISLLGFSQLKSWISLIVLREMKLASPYEWSNELLRSSLHCAKLCELFAKETRTLKPESAYMIGLLSHIDALLSVDIDDIIGQLPIEDSLKVVLQGKDHPFRDCLVLAISADRGDFDQFELLSQRLDVSLPRAYALLAESQEWLKQKETHLQEKTDSVLD